A single bacterium DNA region contains:
- a CDS encoding class I SAM-dependent methyltransferase translates to MVNQSYFYSRFSFQKERENVWKVLTRYLQKDIPVSSKILELGCGYCDFINNIIALEKHAIDLFEGIKDYAHPDVYLHFQSATEMSNFSDESFDVVFASNFFEHLGLDEFEKTIKHVVRILKKGGKLIIIQPNFKYAYKEYFDDFTHRLIFTEVSLSDFLKSQGLKIKRVIPKFIPFSMKSKLPKWTFLIKIYLYLPIKPFARQMLIIAEKS, encoded by the coding sequence GTGGTTAATCAATCATATTTTTATTCACGATTTTCATTTCAGAAAGAAAGGGAAAATGTTTGGAAGGTTCTAACCAGATACCTTCAAAAGGATATTCCTGTTAGCTCTAAGATATTAGAGTTGGGATGTGGGTATTGTGATTTTATTAACAATATTATTGCCCTGGAAAAGCATGCCATTGATCTATTTGAAGGAATAAAGGATTATGCCCATCCTGATGTCTATCTCCATTTCCAATCTGCCACAGAGATGAGTAATTTCTCTGATGAATCATTTGATGTTGTCTTTGCAAGTAATTTTTTTGAACATCTTGGGTTAGATGAATTTGAGAAAACAATCAAGCATGTGGTAAGAATATTGAAAAAAGGGGGAAAGTTGATCATTATTCAACCAAATTTTAAATATGCCTATAAGGAATATTTTGATGACTTTACTCACCGTCTTATTTTTACCGAGGTCAGTCTTTCCGATTTTTTAAAAAGTCAAGGATTGAAGATAAAAAGGGTTATTCCAAAATTTATCCCTTTCTCGATGAAATCAAAACTCCCCAAATGGACATTTTTGATAAAGATTTATTTATATCTGCCGATTAAACCTTTTGCCCGACAAATGCTTATCATAGCAGAAAAGAGTTAA
- a CDS encoding glycosyltransferase family 2 protein, giving the protein MRTYYLLLYGVHGLIFSFICYLAQILSFIINFQTAEAILTKLTYFSFFISIALVMIDLLSLFFSPSAKTLKFSPVKNLNISVGMTAYNDELSIKKAAEDFINQENVCKVVVVDNNSTDKTAEEARKAGATVIKEEIQGYGACCIKALREAMKYGDIICLVEGDCTFSGSDLKKFTAYLENADMVVGTRTTKELNTPDSQMNFLLQWGNVLMAKLVQLKFWSVRLTDMGCTYRIIRRDALEKIIDKLEVKGNHFLCEMILVALKNNLMVIEIPITLKKRVGQSKGVGNNFIKAAITAIDMWKLIISR; this is encoded by the coding sequence ATGAGAACATATTATCTACTTTTATATGGAGTACACGGATTGATATTTTCATTTATTTGTTATCTGGCACAAATTTTATCTTTCATTATAAATTTCCAGACTGCAGAAGCAATACTTACAAAGTTGACTTATTTTTCTTTTTTCATTTCTATAGCATTAGTAATGATTGACTTGCTATCTTTATTTTTTTCCCCCTCAGCAAAAACTCTGAAGTTTAGTCCGGTGAAAAATCTCAATATTTCCGTAGGGATGACTGCTTATAATGACGAACTCTCTATAAAAAAAGCCGCTGAAGATTTCATAAACCAGGAAAATGTTTGTAAGGTAGTAGTGGTGGATAATAACTCAACGGATAAAACAGCAGAAGAAGCAAGAAAAGCCGGTGCCACAGTGATTAAAGAAGAAATTCAAGGTTATGGAGCCTGCTGTATAAAAGCCTTAAGAGAAGCAATGAAATACGGAGATATAATATGTCTTGTAGAAGGAGATTGTACTTTTTCAGGCAGCGATTTAAAGAAATTTACTGCATATCTTGAAAATGCAGATATGGTAGTTGGAACAAGGACCACAAAAGAATTAAATACCCCTGATTCACAAATGAATTTCTTATTGCAATGGGGGAATGTTCTAATGGCTAAATTGGTCCAACTTAAATTCTGGTCAGTAAGATTAACAGATATGGGATGCACTTATAGAATAATAAGAAGAGATGCTCTTGAAAAAATAATAGATAAATTAGAAGTAAAAGGAAATCACTTTTTATGTGAAATGATACTTGTGGCTTTAAAAAATAATCTTATGGTAATAGAAATTCCTATAACATTAAAAAAAAGAGTGGGGCAAAGTAAAGGGGTAGGTAATAATTTTATTAAAGCTGCAATTACAGCTATAGATATGTGGAAACTTATTATTTCAAGATAA